One genomic window of Solanum stenotomum isolate F172 chromosome 9, ASM1918654v1, whole genome shotgun sequence includes the following:
- the LOC125877711 gene encoding nuatigenin 3-beta-glucosyltransferase-like, whose translation MNSKSTSFSSVVAMDNGSKQLHVLFLPYFATGHIIPLVNAARLFASRDGVKVTILTTHHNASLFRSSIDNSLISIATLKFPSTEVGLPEGIENFSSASSTEIAGKVFGGIYLLQKPMEDKIREIHPDCIFSDMYFPWTVDIFYSRET comes from the coding sequence atgaattcaaaatcAACTTCATTTTCTAGTGTGGTAGCCATGGATAACGGGAGCAAGCAACTACATGTCCTCTTCCTTCCTTACTTCGCCACTGGTCATATCATTCCATTAGTTAACGCTGCCAGGCTATTCGCCTCCCGTGACGGTGTCAAAGTTACCATCCTCACTACCCACCACAATGCTTCCCTCTTCCGATCTTCTATTGACAATTCCCTAATCTCTATCGCTACTCTTAAGTTCCCTTCCACTGAAGTTGGGTTGCCTGAAGGGATCGAAAATTTCAGCTCCGCCTCTTCAACTGAAATCGCGGGCAAAGTATTTGGCGGCATTTATCTTCTGCAGAAACCAATGGAAGATAAAATTCGTGAAATCCATCCTGATTGTATCTTCTCTGATATGTATTTCCCATGGACTGTCGATATT